From one Rattus norvegicus strain BN/NHsdMcwi chromosome 7, GRCr8, whole genome shotgun sequence genomic stretch:
- the Desi1 gene encoding desumoylating isopeptidase 1 isoform X2 yields the protein MEPPNLYPVKLYVYDLSKGLARRLSPIMLGKQLEGIWEGHCLGPQTLWLMWGIQKSQKKSFWNTCPPWGSLCSVTDTPYRRCWPFHLLSKPLSMYRGEAYNLFEHNCNTFSNEVAQFLTGRKIPSYITDLPSEVLSTPFGQALRPFLDSIQIQPPGGNSVGRPNGQS from the exons ATGGAGCCGCCGAATCTCTATCCGGTGAAGCTCTACGTGTACGACCTGTCCAAGGGCCTGGCCCGCCGGCTCAGCCCCATCATGCTGG GGAAACAACTGGAAGGAATCTG GGAGGGACATTGCTTGGGCCCCCAGACTCTGTGGTTGATGTGGGGAATACAGAAGTCACAGAAGAAATCTTTCTGGAATACCTGTCCTCCCTGGGGGAGTCTCTGTTCCG TCACAGACACTCCATATAGACGCTGCTGGCCTTTTCATCTGCTCTCCAAACCTCTCTCCATGTACAGAGGAGAAGCCTACAACCTCTTTGAACACAACTGTAACACCTTTAGCAATGAAGTGGCACAGTTCCTGACTGGGCGGAAGATCCCTTCTTACATCACCGACCTGCCCTCAGAAGTTCTCTCCAC GCCCTTTGGACAAGCACTTCGGCCCTTCTTGGACTCCATTCAGATCCAGCCTCCAGGAGGGAACTCTGTAGGCAGACCCAATGGCCAAAGCTAA
- the Desi1 gene encoding desumoylating isopeptidase 1, with protein sequence MEPPNLYPVKLYVYDLSKGLARRLSPIMLGKQLEGIWHTSIVVHKDEFFFGSSGISSCTPGGTLLGPPDSVVDVGNTEVTEEIFLEYLSSLGESLFRGEAYNLFEHNCNTFSNEVAQFLTGRKIPSYITDLPSEVLSTPFGQALRPFLDSIQIQPPGGNSVGRPNGQS encoded by the exons ATGGAGCCGCCGAATCTCTATCCGGTGAAGCTCTACGTGTACGACCTGTCCAAGGGCCTGGCCCGCCGGCTCAGCCCCATCATGCTGG GGAAACAACTGGAAGGAATCTG GCATACCTCTATAGTTGTACACAAGGATGAGTTCTTCTTCGGCAGCAGCGGTATTTCCAGCTGTACCCCG GGAGGGACATTGCTTGGGCCCCCAGACTCTGTGGTTGATGTGGGGAATACAGAAGTCACAGAAGAAATCTTTCTGGAATACCTGTCCTCCCTGGGGGAGTCTCTGTTCCG AGGAGAAGCCTACAACCTCTTTGAACACAACTGTAACACCTTTAGCAATGAAGTGGCACAGTTCCTGACTGGGCGGAAGATCCCTTCTTACATCACCGACCTGCCCTCAGAAGTTCTCTCCAC GCCCTTTGGACAAGCACTTCGGCCCTTCTTGGACTCCATTCAGATCCAGCCTCCAGGAGGGAACTCTGTAGGCAGACCCAATGGCCAAAGCTAA
- the Desi1 gene encoding desumoylating isopeptidase 1 isoform X1 produces MEPPNLYPVKLYVYDLSKGLARRLSPIMLGQATLPRHRPAGCPLFHHHTCPLPCRSSVFTVCTDCSLWQIRPALPLLAPSLVEFRLLKGNNWKESGRDIAWAPRLCG; encoded by the exons ATGGAGCCGCCGAATCTCTATCCGGTGAAGCTCTACGTGTACGACCTGTCCAAGGGCCTGGCCCGCCGGCTCAGCCCCATCATGCTGG GCCAGGCCACCCTGCCTCGCCACAGGCCTGCTGGCTGCCCACTGTTCCATCACCACACCTGCCCTCTGCCCTGCAGAAGCTCAGTCTTCACGGTTTGCACAGACTGTTCTCTCTGGCAGATACGCCCAGCTTTGCCCCTGCTCGCTCCTTCATTGGTTGAATTCAGGCTCTTGAAG GGAAACAACTGGAAGGAATCTG GGAGGGACATTGCTTGGGCCCCCAGACTCTGTGGTTGA